A window of Haliscomenobacter hydrossis DSM 1100 contains these coding sequences:
- a CDS encoding family 16 glycoside hydrolase, with protein sequence MKSLKPLLLSIAILSVVTGWAQKFPLKPLPLEDMSNFKTTGSNWQIVGDVVMDRTGGMKTTAGKGILLNNVGDKDHDILEKAGKDKDQATIEGYKVLTAWEHGDLELELEFMMPKGSNSGIYLQGRYEVQLFDSWGVKSPKYGDLGGIYRNWESAPGKIYMGKAPIANAAKAPGLWQHMRISFQAPRFDAQGKKTENARLHYVIINGVTVHQNLEIPLPTGGPLDQKEVPLGPIFIQGDHGAVAFRNIKYRSLGAKTATTSEISYKYFEGKFKEAKELDGKTPKASGKIAAVTTEVLELEDVSGARFDGMLNVPEDGEYLMTLNSTGGVKLLIDNQELMNNERPDSWWDSKQSNLQLKAGAHPFTIYYYKDAGYMPPRLAWIIEGSAIQRSTLTAFGSYPPNPNPSSSIYVPVGSKTRLLRAFLDFNRDRSRRLTHTIGVGDPGGLHYIYDLKAGNVACAWRGDFVDATPMWDDRGDGSFRPMGVTQFTYMGQTLGIINSASDGFPADYKEEDFKTKGYAIEEATGRPIFRYSYKGIEVEERCYPSLDQNSLVREIALNGTIPAGTHLKLGEGKDIIAMPDGSFAIDERKYYIALAADAKASIRDFNGKKELVLPVSAGIVKYSIIW encoded by the coding sequence ATGAAGTCATTAAAACCACTACTACTTTCTATTGCCATCCTGAGTGTTGTGACGGGCTGGGCACAAAAATTCCCACTCAAACCCCTCCCACTTGAGGACATGAGCAATTTCAAAACTACAGGCAGCAATTGGCAAATTGTTGGTGATGTGGTCATGGACCGCACTGGCGGCATGAAAACGACTGCGGGTAAAGGGATTCTGCTCAACAATGTAGGCGACAAAGACCACGACATTCTGGAAAAAGCCGGGAAAGACAAAGACCAGGCTACCATCGAAGGGTACAAAGTATTGACCGCCTGGGAACACGGTGATTTGGAACTCGAACTCGAATTCATGATGCCCAAAGGATCCAACTCTGGCATCTACCTGCAAGGCCGTTACGAAGTACAATTGTTCGATAGTTGGGGCGTAAAATCCCCCAAATATGGCGATTTGGGCGGTATTTACCGCAATTGGGAAAGCGCTCCCGGGAAAATTTACATGGGCAAGGCACCCATTGCCAATGCCGCCAAAGCACCTGGTCTTTGGCAACACATGCGCATTTCCTTCCAGGCACCCCGTTTTGATGCGCAGGGCAAAAAAACCGAAAATGCCCGGCTCCACTACGTGATCATCAACGGCGTTACGGTACACCAAAACCTGGAAATTCCCTTGCCAACCGGTGGCCCGCTCGATCAAAAAGAAGTGCCGCTTGGCCCTATTTTCATTCAGGGAGACCACGGAGCCGTGGCTTTCCGCAACATCAAGTACCGTTCCCTGGGGGCTAAAACGGCCACGACCAGTGAGATCAGCTACAAATACTTTGAAGGAAAATTCAAAGAGGCCAAAGAGCTGGATGGCAAAACGCCTAAAGCAAGTGGTAAAATTGCGGCGGTAACGACTGAAGTCCTTGAACTGGAAGACGTTTCAGGCGCGCGTTTCGATGGCATGTTGAACGTTCCCGAGGATGGGGAGTACCTCATGACCCTCAACTCCACTGGAGGCGTAAAATTGCTGATCGACAACCAGGAATTGATGAACAATGAACGCCCGGATAGTTGGTGGGATTCCAAACAAAGCAACCTCCAACTCAAAGCCGGAGCGCATCCTTTTACCATCTATTACTACAAAGACGCCGGGTACATGCCGCCACGACTGGCCTGGATCATTGAAGGTTCGGCCATCCAGCGCTCCACCTTGACGGCATTTGGGTCTTATCCACCCAATCCCAATCCTTCTTCTTCCATCTATGTACCCGTAGGTAGCAAAACACGGTTGTTGCGGGCCTTCCTCGATTTTAACAGAGACCGCAGTCGCCGCCTGACCCACACCATTGGTGTAGGTGATCCCGGAGGTTTGCATTACATCTACGACCTGAAGGCGGGCAACGTGGCCTGTGCCTGGCGCGGCGATTTTGTAGATGCGACCCCCATGTGGGATGACCGTGGTGATGGCAGTTTCCGTCCGATGGGCGTGACTCAATTTACTTACATGGGCCAAACCCTGGGCATCATCAACAGTGCCAGCGATGGATTTCCGGCAGACTACAAGGAAGAAGATTTCAAAACCAAAGGCTATGCGATCGAAGAAGCTACCGGTCGTCCTATCTTCCGTTATTCCTACAAAGGCATCGAGGTGGAAGAGCGCTGCTATCCCAGCCTGGATCAAAACAGTCTGGTGCGCGAGATTGCCCTGAATGGCACGATCCCCGCCGGGACACACCTGAAATTGGGTGAAGGCAAAGACATCATCGCCATGCCCGACGGCTCCTTTGCCATCGACGAGCGCAAGTACTACATTGCCCTGGCGGCTGATGCCAAAGCCAGCATCCGCGATTTCAATGGCAAAAAAGAACTGGTACTACCGGTATCCGCTGGCATCGTGAAGTATTCGATCATTTGGTAA
- a CDS encoding CARDB domain-containing protein, translating to MKKLSINTLLTLVALLPMISAFAQNPSLNPAVRNPGVLTAAAPNLVITNIVTDKLVYAPGETVNCKVTIKNIGSAKAVGTNDDPAKGYMVDVVLSTDAIAPIVYAVVPNPYEYQEDMLVIGGRHSNTVTLAPGAEDTYLESFPLPKVMAKPCQLGYVAVGAVADPGKKVAETNENDNTRFTRFKLNCSGPTTAPRPDLVITYMALANPVGGPGLAFSDLKVEVKNVGGAPAVGTDTDPANGYMVDIITSSNTAAPMAYAPLAAAGQFPEDKLVIGGRISNTKTLAPGASHIYYLSDLKLPMVDLHNYCGRAFYLGGIVDPGLKIAEILETNNQRFIEFKVDCKMYK from the coding sequence ATGAAAAAGCTAAGCATCAATACATTGTTGACCCTTGTTGCATTGCTTCCCATGATTTCAGCTTTTGCGCAGAATCCTTCCTTGAACCCCGCAGTACGGAACCCTGGAGTACTTACAGCAGCTGCGCCCAACCTGGTCATCACCAATATCGTAACCGATAAATTGGTTTATGCACCAGGTGAAACAGTAAACTGTAAGGTTACCATCAAAAACATTGGCTCGGCCAAAGCCGTCGGGACCAATGACGACCCCGCCAAAGGCTATATGGTTGACGTCGTGTTGTCCACCGATGCCATTGCCCCCATTGTTTATGCAGTCGTTCCGAATCCTTATGAGTATCAGGAGGACATGCTGGTGATTGGCGGCCGTCACAGCAACACGGTTACCTTGGCTCCCGGCGCTGAAGACACCTATCTTGAAAGTTTCCCCCTACCCAAAGTAATGGCCAAACCTTGTCAATTGGGTTATGTAGCAGTAGGTGCCGTGGCAGACCCCGGCAAAAAAGTAGCAGAAACCAACGAAAACGACAACACGCGCTTTACCCGCTTCAAACTCAATTGCAGTGGCCCAACTACGGCTCCGCGCCCAGATTTGGTCATCACTTATATGGCCTTGGCTAACCCGGTAGGTGGCCCTGGATTGGCATTCTCTGACCTGAAAGTTGAAGTGAAAAACGTTGGTGGTGCTCCAGCCGTAGGTACGGACACCGACCCTGCCAATGGCTACATGGTGGACATCATCACTTCTTCCAACACCGCTGCCCCCATGGCCTATGCTCCCCTGGCTGCTGCTGGTCAATTTCCGGAAGACAAACTGGTGATCGGTGGACGCATCTCCAATACCAAAACCCTGGCTCCAGGTGCTTCACACATCTACTACCTGAGTGACCTGAAACTACCCATGGTGGATTTGCACAACTACTGCGGACGGGCCTTTTATCTGGGCGGCATTGTTGACCCTGGTTTAAAAATCGCTGAGATCCTTGAAACCAACAACCAACGTTTCATTGAGTTCAAGGTAGATTGTAAGATGTATAAGTAA
- a CDS encoding MFS transporter, with product MLNIQKRLAPSFYALLSLPSTAMGFALSVQISALSWILSTKYGLAIHEIGLVWAAGPIAGIFGQVIIGLISDNVWFWGGRRRPFILVGGTLAALMLLALPNIGVISSALGRDAILGVAITIALTLDLAINISFNPTRSIIADVTPPGDERTKGYTWMQTISGTFGVAAYAIGAIWGNYALIYFGAVLVLLISVIPPFFIEEPQILQSENTDADTPQQKTSLVQILMAISPLWGYLTYAISGMVCRLMGWTMNSFWAGLCMGLTVASILLIFIMKRSAFGVRFAPLIPFQKILAAHSFTWLGIQTMFVYMFAYVQQKIEGLSDNQMGQVVSISFLLFNAIAAILPATVLQPLALKIGRVKTHLLCLGIMAIGYTGIWLFGHSVNLIYLLMCVVGIGWAATVSLPFAIMSQTIDQSRMGMFMGLFNLSVVLPQLVASLGVGEAVSAAQDKGLIFIICAISLAISAILWLFIKDSQAEVDTKGVTPVGH from the coding sequence ATGTTGAACATTCAAAAAAGGTTGGCGCCTTCCTTCTATGCGCTGCTCAGCTTGCCCTCCACTGCGATGGGTTTTGCGTTATCTGTTCAAATCTCGGCACTCAGCTGGATTTTGAGCACCAAGTACGGGCTGGCCATCCACGAAATTGGGCTGGTCTGGGCAGCGGGGCCCATTGCCGGTATTTTTGGGCAGGTGATCATTGGCCTCATCAGCGATAACGTCTGGTTTTGGGGCGGTCGACGGCGGCCTTTTATCCTCGTTGGTGGGACGCTGGCCGCGTTGATGCTTTTGGCCTTACCCAATATCGGGGTGATATCCTCGGCTTTGGGCAGGGACGCAATATTGGGGGTCGCCATCACCATCGCCTTAACCCTGGATTTGGCCATCAACATTAGCTTCAACCCTACCCGCTCCATCATTGCCGACGTGACCCCTCCCGGGGATGAACGCACCAAAGGCTACACTTGGATGCAAACCATTTCTGGAACTTTCGGCGTTGCCGCTTATGCCATTGGAGCGATTTGGGGCAATTATGCCTTGATTTATTTTGGGGCGGTTCTGGTTTTGCTTATCTCGGTGATTCCGCCATTTTTTATCGAAGAGCCCCAAATTTTACAAAGTGAAAATACCGATGCAGATACGCCCCAACAAAAAACTTCTTTAGTACAAATCCTGATGGCCATTAGTCCACTCTGGGGATACCTGACCTATGCCATTTCCGGCATGGTCTGTAGATTGATGGGCTGGACGATGAACAGTTTTTGGGCAGGTCTCTGCATGGGTTTGACGGTTGCCAGTATTCTGCTCATTTTTATCATGAAAAGATCGGCCTTTGGAGTCCGATTTGCCCCCTTGATCCCCTTCCAAAAAATTCTTGCCGCACATTCCTTTACCTGGCTGGGCATTCAAACCATGTTTGTGTACATGTTTGCGTACGTGCAGCAAAAAATTGAAGGTTTGAGCGACAACCAGATGGGGCAGGTGGTTTCCATTTCGTTTTTGTTGTTCAACGCGATAGCTGCCATTTTACCAGCAACTGTGCTGCAACCACTCGCCCTCAAAATTGGTCGGGTCAAAACACACTTGTTATGCTTAGGCATCATGGCCATCGGGTACACAGGCATTTGGTTGTTCGGACACTCCGTCAATCTTATCTACCTGCTGATGTGTGTGGTTGGCATTGGCTGGGCAGCTACCGTAAGTTTGCCATTTGCCATCATGTCTCAAACCATTGATCAATCGCGGATGGGCATGTTCATGGGTTTGTTCAATTTATCGGTGGTATTGCCACAATTGGTGGCCAGCCTTGGCGTTGGAGAAGCAGTGAGTGCGGCACAGGACAAGGGTTTAATTTTCATCATTTGTGCCATAAGTTTGGCAATTTCTGCCATCTTGTGGCTGTTTATTAAAGACAGTCAGGCCGAAGTCGATACTAAAGGCGTTACGCCTGTCGGACATTAA
- a CDS encoding DUF7133 domain-containing protein, giving the protein MKYFIQTGLILSGLCIIQMLASFSWAAPNPPAKTPTEDDYYKIVTLPTPEGMLLEVGGMTTLQDGRIAICTRRGDVYLVENPDMANDAPPRFKLFASGLHEPLGLAYKDNALFAAQRGELTKLKDTNGDDVADVYETVYAWPVSGHYHEYSYGPKFAPDGSMFVTGNVAFGDQEWWRGESRVFGRGWTMRITPDGKMEPWATGMRSPCGLGMIDGELFYDDNQGDYMGSGAIFHLKKGAFTGHPAGLVWTDKIPNSPVKLTDEQFNAVVDPRKDKNGTGGYLKPENKENEANPNTLFAVKSKLPEVTLPAVWLPHGILGISNSEIVPDQTNGAFGPFAGQVFVGDQGQSRIMRVVMEKVKGEFQGVAFDFRSGFQSGVLRMTWGHDGSLYVGETNRGWGSAGNTTSGLQRLFWTGKVPMEMKTVRAMPDGFEIEFTHPVDKASAENLASYSGKNFIYKFHPVYGSPPINDAPLNIKGAKVSDDGLKVRLLIDNIKQYYLHEIKVEGVKSRDGLPVLHPTAYYTLNNIPDGTKLALSEVSTKRATATPTKTADAVKVKVPAATKGKEVSAAKTAAPTYDKVQPLLAKWTCLGCHNTTTRQVGPSFTDIAKRKYSNERIVALIHKPEPKNWPEYATEMAAMPQVPKADALKMAAWINSLVKENP; this is encoded by the coding sequence ATGAAATATTTTATTCAAACCGGACTCATTCTCTCCGGTCTATGCATCATACAAATGTTGGCCAGTTTCAGCTGGGCGGCACCCAATCCACCGGCCAAGACCCCTACTGAAGACGATTATTACAAAATCGTCACCTTGCCCACGCCCGAAGGGATGTTGTTGGAAGTAGGCGGCATGACCACGCTACAGGACGGTCGCATTGCTATATGTACCCGCCGCGGCGACGTATACCTCGTGGAAAATCCGGATATGGCCAACGATGCGCCACCCCGGTTCAAGTTGTTTGCTTCGGGGCTGCACGAACCATTGGGCTTGGCCTACAAAGACAATGCACTTTTCGCCGCTCAACGGGGTGAATTGACCAAACTGAAAGATACCAACGGCGACGACGTAGCCGATGTGTACGAAACCGTTTATGCCTGGCCAGTTTCTGGTCACTACCACGAATATTCCTACGGCCCCAAATTTGCACCCGACGGCAGCATGTTTGTGACCGGCAATGTAGCTTTTGGCGACCAGGAATGGTGGCGGGGTGAAAGCCGCGTATTTGGCCGTGGATGGACCATGCGCATTACCCCCGATGGCAAAATGGAGCCTTGGGCAACGGGCATGCGCTCACCTTGTGGCTTGGGCATGATTGACGGTGAGTTGTTTTACGACGACAACCAAGGTGACTACATGGGTTCAGGCGCTATTTTTCACCTCAAAAAAGGCGCCTTTACCGGGCACCCGGCGGGTTTGGTGTGGACGGATAAAATTCCCAATTCTCCGGTGAAACTGACGGATGAGCAGTTCAACGCGGTGGTCGATCCACGCAAGGATAAAAATGGAACAGGAGGATACCTGAAGCCAGAAAACAAGGAAAACGAAGCCAATCCGAATACCCTTTTTGCCGTAAAAAGTAAATTACCCGAAGTTACTCTTCCAGCAGTTTGGTTGCCCCACGGCATCCTCGGCATTTCCAATTCCGAAATTGTACCCGATCAAACCAATGGCGCTTTTGGGCCTTTTGCCGGACAGGTATTTGTGGGTGACCAGGGTCAAAGCCGCATCATGCGGGTAGTGATGGAAAAGGTGAAAGGTGAATTTCAGGGCGTGGCTTTTGATTTTCGCAGTGGTTTCCAGTCGGGCGTTTTGCGCATGACCTGGGGGCACGATGGCTCTTTGTACGTGGGGGAAACCAACCGTGGCTGGGGTTCGGCAGGTAATACTACCTCCGGTTTGCAGCGTTTGTTCTGGACGGGCAAAGTGCCGATGGAAATGAAAACCGTACGCGCCATGCCCGACGGATTTGAGATTGAATTTACCCATCCGGTTGACAAAGCCAGCGCCGAAAACCTGGCTTCGTACAGTGGCAAAAACTTCATTTACAAATTTCACCCGGTGTACGGCAGTCCTCCCATTAATGATGCTCCGCTGAACATCAAAGGCGCGAAGGTGTCGGACGATGGTCTGAAAGTACGGTTGCTCATCGACAACATCAAACAATACTACCTGCACGAAATCAAAGTGGAGGGGGTAAAGTCTCGCGATGGGCTGCCCGTTTTGCACCCTACGGCGTATTATACCCTCAACAACATTCCCGATGGTACCAAACTTGCGCTAAGCGAAGTGAGCACCAAGCGAGCCACTGCAACGCCGACTAAAACCGCCGACGCGGTAAAAGTAAAAGTTCCTGCCGCTACCAAAGGTAAAGAAGTAAGTGCCGCCAAAACCGCCGCGCCCACTTACGACAAAGTGCAACCCCTCCTGGCCAAATGGACTTGTTTGGGTTGCCACAATACCACGACCCGGCAGGTTGGGCCTTCTTTTACCGATATTGCCAAACGCAAGTACAGCAACGAACGTATTGTTGCTTTGATTCACAAGCCTGAGCCCAAAAACTGGCCCGAGTATGCTACGGAAATGGCAGCGATGCCTCAAGTACCGAAAGCAGATGCGCTGAAAATGGCGGCGTGGATCAATTCTCTGGTGAAAGAAAACCCATAG